AAAAACAATCTCATAGCTTCCTTTCGGCAAGGAAATAAAGGGACCGTATACCAAGGGGCCTTCTTTTCGGGTAGAATGGATCTCTAGATCGTTTCCGAAATACCCAGTATATGTTTTAAATCCACCTTCTCCCATTCTCCATTCGTAAAACACTTCCGTTTGAGACTGGCTACCTTTGGTATTTCTCTCGATACGAAAAACCTTTTGGTCCAGGCTTAGCAAGGTAAGCACGTCCGGATACCTTTCCTTCGTAGGAATCGGATAGTATCCGTTTACTTTTAAATCTGCGATAGGTTGAAATTGCAAATTCGAGTGATCTCCGAAATAGGCAGTGCTTTGGATCAAATATGGTTGAAGGCCTTTGGCTAATAAGCCTTCGGCTTTTTCCAAGAAGACTTGTGTATTTGAGAGTAGATATGTCTTTCTTCCATAAACAAAACTTAATATTCCTGCAATGTTTTCTTCGGTAGTAAAGAATACTGAGTTTTCTTCCGGCAAAGACTCGGAGAATTTTTGGAATGTCTGAGCGTATCCTTCCAGCATTGGGGTAAATAGAAAGAGCCTCGATCTCATCCAAGAATGACCGAGGCTTAAAAGGACAAGGAGAGTGATCCCCAGTTGTCTAAGCCTTCCCTTCCAGAAAGAGAAGGAAAAAAGACCGATCGCACCTAAGAGAATTACAATCGGGATCGAAAATAATACCCATCTTCTGGAAGCCCAGAGATGATCCGGAGAAATACTAGGATCATACAAATAGCCGACCAATAATAGAGTGCCGGAAAATACCCAAGGCAAATAGCCAATTCTAGGATTGAAGAAAAGCAATCTATCATAACCGAAGACAGCAAAAATGAATAAGAAGAAGGGAACGTACCAAAGAAAAATCGGCAATGAGTTCGCTGCGAATGAAGAAGCTTGTGTATCTAAAGAAATCCCAAAATGAATCGGTCTCAGGAAATACGTATACCCAAAGAGCAAAAAGAATATTAGAAAAAAAGAAACTCTCAGAAAGCTTTTTTTCTTTGTTAAGAAGGTTTTAGTTCTAAGAACGAATTCTTGAACGAAAGAAAGTTTCTCTAACAACAATAGAGCTAAAACAAATCCGATCGATATGATTCCCAGTAAGGAAAGTTTGTTCAGTGCCCCTTCCTTCCATAAATCCAAGAAGTATGGCTTAGAATAAAAATATCCGTATAGAACGCCTAAGCCGGAAACGAAGGATGTCACAAAAAACAAAAGGCAGGATTTTCTAAAATATCTTGGAGCAAATAAGAATGTATAAAAAGAAAATGCCGCTAAAGCAGGAAGCAAGACTAAACCATCTACGCGATTGAATGAATTTAGTCCGAGTAGAATACCCGGCCAGAATAACAAGAATTCATTCTTCTTATAGATGATTTTGTAGATGGAATAGAAAGAGAATAAGATCAGGAACTGACTCACTGGTTCAGAAAGAGGGATGCGTACACTCCATATTTCCGCGGGGTTCCAAGCAAACAAAGCCGCAGAGACAATGCCACCAATAGACCCCAAGATTCTTTTAGTAATTAAGAAAACAAAACATAAGGACAAAATTCCGAAGAATGAGTTTACTCTGAACAAGCCTTGCATTCCACCAAGATCATAACCCAAGGCTAAGTATGAAGGAAATAGATGATAGAATTGGATCGTTAGTGAACCTAATTCTTTAGAAAGACCAAGTTCAAAATTAGAATAGATCCCGGGATAACTCGAAAGTATAGAATCTCCTACAACTTCCTTTACTTCCTTCAAAAGAGGATCATATATTTGTAAACCTCCTGTTTTGGAAATCTGGACTGCAGAAATCGAATACACACCAGGGTCCCTTCCTCCCAAAACAAACTCTGTAGGAAAGAAGAAATATAAGAATACCGTAATCGAAAGGAAGACAGCTAAAATCAGATTCTCATACGAAAATAAAATCTTATTCTGCCATCCAAAAGTAAAAGAATAACGTCTTGAACGAAAAACAAAATAGGCAGATGCCAAATCGAGCACGAGCAAACTCACATCGAGTAGATACAAACTATAGATGTTCAATGCTACAGATGCAAGTGCTATGATCCCAACAATGACAAGGTAAGAACTAAGAGAAAGAACCCAGTTTTCGAAAGTATGGCTTCTTCCTTTTGTTAAAAAAAAGAAATGAGCGAAATAAACGAATACTGCGGAAAGAATGAAAAAGAAGATTTGCGACATTCAAAACGCTTGGAAGAATAAGCCAAAACCATGAATAGCAAAAGGAAAGTTCCTACGCAATGTTCTTTCCTAGTCTTATGACAAAAAAGGAAGCTACCTTCTCTCTTGGACAAAAAGTTTTTCCAACTTACCTTTTATAATATACTCGCTAATCTTACTGTTCCTCTAACCGGATTGGCGGATACTGCTATCCTGGGACAACTGGAGACTCATACCTTTTTGGCGGGAGTAGCATTATCCAATGTCCTATTCGATTATTTATTTTGGGGATTTTCCTTTTTAAGAATGAGCACGACGGGGCTTACCGCCCAGGCCGAAGGAAATCGAAATATCACGGAGTCTTTTCAGATACTCATACGTTCCCTAGTACTCGCAAGTTTTGTAGGTTTTCTTCTACTCTTTCTGAAATACTTCATCGGCGAGATCGGCTTTTCTTTCTTACAAGGAGAAGAAGAAGTCAAGGCTTCCGGCTACGATTACTTTCACTCTCGCATTTGGAGCGCCCCGGGAACTCTTTGCAATTTCGTATTAATGGGTTGGTTTTTAGGAAGAAGTAAGAGCGGGATCGTTCTTGCTGCCACTATTCTTGCAAACGTATCCAATTTTCTTTTGAATATTTGGTTCGTTCTTTATTTGAATTGGAACGCAGCGGGAGCAGGTTATGCAACAACGATAAGCCAATATCTTATGCTACTTTTCTTTCTGATTCCCTTAGCAAAAGAAAGAATACGTTTCAGAGAAGTGTATGATAAAATCCGAATTTTCTCCTTATCCGGTTTTCAATCCTTACTGTCATTAAACTCGGATATATTGGTTCGGACACTTTTACTGATCACAACCTTCAGTCTTTTTAGAAATTATAGCTCCGGCTTAGGATCTCCTGTCTTAGCGGCAAATGCAATATTACATCAGTTAATCTTGGTTGGTGCCTTTTGGATCGATGGAGCTGCAGTCGCAACGGAGACAATCGCCGGAACATTGAAAGGAAATCGTGACTTCGAAGGATTGAAAAGAATCTTAAAGCTTGGGATTATTTCCGGATTCGCAATCTCTTTAATCTTCTGTTTCTTATTTCTAGGATTCTCAGAGAGAATGTTCGCCGTATTCAGTAAATCGAAACAAGTCGCTGTATTAGCACAAGAATATGGTTACTGGATCATTCCTGTACTTCTATTAGGATCAACTGCTTTCATCTTTGACGGCTTCTTTTTAGGAATGTCCGAAGGAAAAACGCTTAGGAACTGCATGATCGTTAGTAGCATAGTCTTCTTTCTTCCGATCGCATATTGGGGAAAATTAGAAGCCAGCAATCATATTCTCTGGCTTTCTCTCGCAACTTATATGTTTGGAAGGACTTTGACTCTAGGAGTCATCGCTTACAAAAAATTCTTTCTAAGAAAAATGTTCAATTAGAAGAGAGATCCGTTCCTTTCGGCAATAAGGTAACTTCTATCTCTGCAGGAATCGGTTTCCAAAAATCGGAATCCTTTGCCTTAAATAGAATGGGCGAAGGAAGATTGTTCCAGCCCTCGCTTCTGAAAAGATCCACCACATCTTCTCCCTTCTGATAAGAACGAGAAGATTCTATTTTCTCCGGTTTAATGGAAGACAGAGGAACCCAACCAAAGCCAGGAATATATAGATCTAAAGTGTCCATGAAAGAAGGTTTAGAAGGATTAGAAAAAGATAATGTTCTTACCGGGCGAATAGGTACTCCCGAATCTAAAAGAGATTTCTTCAATCCGTCCCAATCCGAACGGAATAACCTCGCATCGAAAATCTTATCTATGAAATAATTTCCCGCCTTGTCCTTTACGGAAACCTTGTTCTTTGTGAAGGGAGAGAGATCCGTAGGAATTTCTTCCTTCTTTCTCAGAAAATCATCCAGAACATAGAACCTGACATTGGTAGTCCTTGCTTCGAAATGATATTCTAATGTTTGAACGCCTTTCGGATCATCAATGCCCAATTTTTTGGACAAGGCTCTGGTCCCCATAACCATGTCCCCTCTGAACTTTGGATCCTTGGTCTTAAGATTTCTGATCCTCTGGTGTTCGGTTGTAGGTGGAGGAAGAAGTCCCACGACTCCTCCTACAAGACTCGCTTCATCCAACGAATATTTGACTTTTACATTCACCAAATACGTTGCCTCTCCAGAAGAAAGAAAACGGTCCGTTTCTACAAAGGAGATCTTCTTAACCTCTCTGCTTGTACGATCCACGACATAAATGCGGCTTCCAATGATCGCAATTCCTCTAATATCTTTAGAAGGAGAACGAATAGAACCAGTGATCTTTCCGTTGTTTGGATCATATCTATAGACATTTCCATCCGAAGAATCGGTAATCCAAAGACTGTCTCTCGCAAAGCAAATATCCTTTGGCTCGGACCTGTCCGTTAAGAAGCCTCCCAAAAAAGTTTGGGCTCCTTTATCATAAACAGTGACCTTTCCCGAATCCGCGTCCAAGATATATAAATAATTCTGAAAGTTCGCAATGCCACCTATCTTATCGATGGGAACCTGGATCCTCTCCGTAACTCCGCCAGTATTCGGTTCCACTTTGAGAACGACTCTTTTGCTAGCCACGAACACTTTTCCTTCTCTCGGATCGAAATTCAATCCTGCAATAAAAGGGATCCCCAAATTGTACGCTTCTTGTCTGCCGGCAGGATCTACTTTGATAATGGCTCTTCTTTTGCTATCTGCGAACCAGAAATTAGTTCCGTCATAGGAAAGTCCGTATGGACTTTCAGTAAGTTGAATATCAATATCCGTTTCTTCCTGGGCATGGGCAGTTGGACTAGTTAGAAGAAAGAAGATAAGAAAAAGTAGATATATTAGAATTCTTTTCATCGGCTCAATAAATTGGATAGACTATGCCAAAGTTCCTCTCCCAAACTCGGCTGCACTCCCGTAGAAGTTACTACGGTGATCGGCGAGATCGGAAAGATAAGTACTAAAGATAGTAACATACTCCATCCAAAAATCTTACGGTATTTATCCAAAGGAGAAGGTCCATCGGGAATATAAGGATGCTCCACTCGGATAAAGTAATAGATGAGTAATCCCCAAACAATCCACGAATAATTCCAGATCGCTAGGAGAAGAAACGCAGAAAATAAATAATAGATCCAGCTTCTATATTTCTCACCCACCAAAGAGTAGATAACATGTCCTCCGTCCAGCTGACCGAATGGTAGAAGATTGAGCGCAGTAATCAAGAGACCGACCCAACCTGCGAACGCGAGAGGATGATATTCTACGCTAAACAAATTGGGATCGTACGGCCCTAGAATTTGCTGAGATGCGAAATATACAAAGATACTATTCCCGAAGCGAATATCTACCAGGTCCGAATTAGAAAGAAGGACTGAGGTCCTCTCCGCAAAAGAAACCAAACTAGAATATTGGAGTCCTATGAGCAGGCAGGGGATCGACAGAACCAAACTCATTGCAGGACCCCAAACGCCTATATCAAATAATTGAACCTTATTTCGGATGGGCTCTTGGATCTTGATCACTGCGCCCATTGTTCCCACGGGAGCTAATGGAACCGGAAGAAAATACGGAAGAGTAGAACGGATCCCGTAAAATCTCGCAGCCAGATAATGTCCCATCTCATGACAGAAGATAATAAACAGAAGAGAGACGGAGTATGGCCATTGAGCCTGAAAAATTTGAACAATCTTCTCCGCACGTTCAAAAGGAATCGTGAATATATTGTCTTGGAAAGTGAGAGTTAGGAATGTCAGAAAGAATAATAGCACATTCAATCCGTACTTTGATTTACTCAATGCTCTGTTCCGTTTTCCTTTAGAATATTTATCGAACTGACTCTCAAAATGATTCCTCCTTTACATACCGAAGCTAACTTAGAGGCTTATTCATAATAACGTTTAGCGATTCTTTCCGAGTCCTTTCGTTTACGGGATAAGAAATTGTTCGAGAACATCAAAGCCATTCGAAAAAACGACCCTGCCGCAAAATCGTACATCGAGATTGTTCTCTGTTATCCTGGCCTGCATGCTCTCTGGTTTCATTCCATCGCACATTTTCTATATCGGATCCAAATTCCTTTAATTCCTAGAATGATAAACACATTCGCTAGGTTTTTGACCGGTGTAGATATTCATCCGGGAGCAAAAATAGCTCCAGGAATTTTTATCGACCACGGCCAGGGAGTTGTGATCGGTGAGACCGCTGAAATCGCCAAAGGTTGCCTGATTCTACAAGGGGTCACACTTGGAGGAACAGGAAAAGAAAGCGGCAAACGACACCCAACCCTAAAAGAGAATGTGGTAGTCGGTGCGGGCGCTAAAATCCTAGGAAATATCACGATTGAAACCAATGTTAGGATTGGCGCGGGTTCCGTTGTGCTAAGGGATGTTCCTCCGGACTGCACTGTTGTAGGTGTTCCAGGCAAGGTAGTACGATCTAAAATAGATTTCGGAAAAGAAGGAGAAAGAATGCTAGATCACGGAGAATTGCCGGATCCAGTTGCAAGAGTCTTTTCCATCTTGGTAGAAAAAGTGGATACTTTACAGAAGGAAGTAAACGAGCTCTACGCCAGAGCGAATCTTTCTGAGAAAAAACCTGCCGAAAAGAAAGGAGACGATGAACTAAATGAGTTCATCCATGGCGGGGGAATTTAATTTCCAGACTGGCCTATTTCGGATTTTTTTTGACAAGTTGTCTTGTCTGTTTAGGATTTGCGCTACAATACATATACGACTTTGAATCGTCTCCGAGGGGTTATGATATCTAAATTCTTTTTTCTTCTGTTCAGCCTAACGCTGGGGATGTTTGCGATCTCCAATTGCAACCTTCTGGTAAACCACGACGATTTGTGTGCTAAAGACTTAAAGAATTATGATGAATGTTTTACTTTATTGTTAGCGACTGATGCAGGTTGTGGACAAGGAGTAGGAGTTTGCACTCCTGCGTACGTTCAATTAGCAAAGACAATTTGCGATAACAGAATGAAAGTCCAAGGTTGCCGCGCCAGCAGCAAGCCTTGATGATCCGCATTTCTTGTTCTGGTTAAACTCTAACTACCTTACGTAATCAGGGCCAGAAGTTTTGGATCTTATCAAAGAGCATCCAACTTTGATAAAGGGACAAAAAAGCCTCCGAGATCGGAGGCTTTTTCATTTTAAGGTCTAAGACAGAACTCTTATTTTTTAGGGATGAAACAATCCACTCCGTCTTCTTTCAGTTTTGATTTCAAGATATCTGCCTTAGCTCTATCCGTAAAATCTCCCATTTGAAGAACGAACATACCATCTCTCTCGAATAAATAAACCTTCTCACCGTATTCCGCAGAAAGATTCTTTCTGTAATCTTCCGCCAAACGACTATTTCTAAAGACGCCTACTTGAACTGTTTGTCCTTTAGGAGCTCCCTTAACGAGAGTAGCAGGAGTAGTTACCACTTTCTTAGGGGTCAGCTTTTCCGGTTTATTATTTTCTTTTAATAAAGCATCCTCGTCGTCCAGGCCTTCCATATCCTCGGATTCTCCGGCTGCTCCGTTGCCTCTGCTCACTACAGTCAAACCGACGCGAGCAAGCCCTACATCTTTGAATTCCAATGAGTCGGCAGCTTTCTCCGATAAATCGATGATTCTATCTTTTACAAAAGGTCCACGATCGTTTACTTTCACTAAGACTTCTTTTTCATTCTCTAAGTTCTTCACTCGAACAACAGATCCAAGAGGAAGGCTTGGATGAGCAGCAGTCAATTTAGTCTTATCGAAAATTTCTCCACTTGCAGTCGGCTTTCCTTGGAATTTGGAACCATACCAAGAAGAATAACCAACTTCGTCGAATTCTCCAGTGTTGCTTTGTTGTCTGGGAGGAGTGGTTGCCTTAACAGGCTTGTTATCCGCTAAAAGATCGTCT
Above is a window of Leptospira semungkisensis DNA encoding:
- a CDS encoding site-2 protease family protein yields the protein MSKSKYGLNVLLFFLTFLTLTFQDNIFTIPFERAEKIVQIFQAQWPYSVSLLFIIFCHEMGHYLAARFYGIRSTLPYFLPVPLAPVGTMGAVIKIQEPIRNKVQLFDIGVWGPAMSLVLSIPCLLIGLQYSSLVSFAERTSVLLSNSDLVDIRFGNSIFVYFASQQILGPYDPNLFSVEYHPLAFAGWVGLLITALNLLPFGQLDGGHVIYSLVGEKYRSWIYYLFSAFLLLAIWNYSWIVWGLLIYYFIRVEHPYIPDGPSPLDKYRKIFGWSMLLSLVLIFPISPITVVTSTGVQPSLGEELWHSLSNLLSR
- a CDS encoding MATE family efflux transporter encodes the protein MDKKFFQLTFYNILANLTVPLTGLADTAILGQLETHTFLAGVALSNVLFDYLFWGFSFLRMSTTGLTAQAEGNRNITESFQILIRSLVLASFVGFLLLFLKYFIGEIGFSFLQGEEEVKASGYDYFHSRIWSAPGTLCNFVLMGWFLGRSKSGIVLAATILANVSNFLLNIWFVLYLNWNAAGAGYATTISQYLMLLFFLIPLAKERIRFREVYDKIRIFSLSGFQSLLSLNSDILVRTLLLITTFSLFRNYSSGLGSPVLAANAILHQLILVGAFWIDGAAVATETIAGTLKGNRDFEGLKRILKLGIISGFAISLIFCFLFLGFSERMFAVFSKSKQVAVLAQEYGYWIIPVLLLGSTAFIFDGFFLGMSEGKTLRNCMIVSSIVFFLPIAYWGKLEASNHILWLSLATYMFGRTLTLGVIAYKKFFLRKMFN
- the mpl36 gene encoding RlpA family plasminogen-binding lipoprotein MPL36, producing the protein MKQIAAIFALITVTACASSETRRSISASGDPSEIFFEKEISPMDQESKKDLLLAKNSSSQRGLDDLLADNKPVKATTPPRQQSNTGEFDEVGYSSWYGSKFQGKPTASGEIFDKTKLTAAHPSLPLGSVVRVKNLENEKEVLVKVNDRGPFVKDRIIDLSEKAADSLEFKDVGLARVGLTVVSRGNGAAGESEDMEGLDDEDALLKENNKPEKLTPKKVVTTPATLVKGAPKGQTVQVGVFRNSRLAEDYRKNLSAEYGEKVYLFERDGMFVLQMGDFTDRAKADILKSKLKEDGVDCFIPKK
- the cysE gene encoding serine O-acetyltransferase; amino-acid sequence: MFENIKAIRKNDPAAKSYIEIVLCYPGLHALWFHSIAHFLYRIQIPLIPRMINTFARFLTGVDIHPGAKIAPGIFIDHGQGVVIGETAEIAKGCLILQGVTLGGTGKESGKRHPTLKENVVVGAGAKILGNITIETNVRIGAGSVVLRDVPPDCTVVGVPGKVVRSKIDFGKEGERMLDHGELPDPVARVFSILVEKVDTLQKEVNELYARANLSEKKPAEKKGDDELNEFIHGGGI